The following coding sequences lie in one Indicator indicator isolate 239-I01 chromosome 2, UM_Iind_1.1, whole genome shotgun sequence genomic window:
- the LOC128978723 gene encoding C-C chemokine receptor type 6-like has protein sequence MNVTSPHTLDYQYDSEYPQITEPCSKLEVRNFTKAFLPVAYSLICIVGLIGNIFVVMTFALYERTKSMTDVYLFNMAIADILFVLTLPLWAVNYARDEWIFGDFICKMTRGIYAINFSCGMLLLAFISVDRYIAIVQATKSFKLRARTLAYSKLICLVVWVSSILISSSSFLYSESYSFSINGTKEVCDQRFEKIAESTMLKSLLLCLQVGFGFFIPFIFMIFCYTFIVKSLQQAQNSKRNKAISVIVLIVGVFLFCQVPYNTVLLVVAINMGKMDKSCDNEKIIAYVKYTTEAIAFLHCCVNPVLYAFIGVKFRSYFVKIMKDLWCMRYKKYNKRSSRTSSDIYRSRHTSEIPTDNGSSFTI, from the exons ATGAATGTT ACATCTCCTCATACCCTAGATTACCAGTATGACTCAGAGTATCCTCAGATCACAGAACCTTGTTCTAAGTTGGAAGTCAGGAACTTCACAAAAGCATTTCTGCCAGTTGCGTATTCATTGATTTGTATCGTCGGCCTAATTGGTAACATCTTTGTAGTGATGACCTTTGCTTTATATGAAAGAACTAAGTCCATGACAGATGTGTACCTCTTCAACATGGCCATAGCAGACATACTGTTTGTGCTCACTCTCCCGCTGTGGGCAGTGAATTATGCTAGAGACGAATGGATTTTTGGTGATTTCATTTGCAAAATGACCAGAGGTATCTATGCAATCAACTTCAGCTGTGGCATGCTGCTTTTGGCCTTTATCAGTGTGGACCGGTACATTGCTATTGTACAGGCAACAAAGTCGTTTAAACTCAGGGCAAGAACACTTGCCTATAGCAAACTTATTTGTTTGGTCGTGTGGGTATCATCCATTTTAATCTCTAGTTCTTCTTTTCTATACAGTGAAAGTTACAGCTTCTCCATCAATGGAACCAAGGAGGTTTGTGATCAGAGATTTGAAAAAATAGCTGAAAGCACGATGCTGAAATCACTGCTTCTGTGTCTACAagttgggtttggattttttataCCTTTCATATTCATGATTTTTTGCTATACGTTCATTGTAAAATCCTTACAACAAGCTCAAAAttccaaaagaaacaaagccaTCAGTGTGATTGTATTAATTGTAGGTGTTTTCCTATTTTGCCAGGTACCTTATAACACTGTTCTTCTTGTGGTAGCCATAAATATGGGCAAAATGGACAAGTCTTGTGACAATGAAAAGATCATTGCCTATGTGAAATACACTACTGAAGCCATAGCATTCTTGCACTGCTGTGTGAACCCAGTGCTATATGCATTTATTGGAGTAAAGTTCAGAAGTTATTTTGTCAAGATAATGAAGGACCTGTGGTGCATGAGATATAAGAAATACAATAAACGTAGTTCAAGGACAAGCTCTGATATTTATCGTTCAAGGCACACTAGTGAAATTCCTACTGACAATGGATCTTCTTTTACTATATAA